ATCATTTCCATCATCTACAACAATGATTGGATAATTATACTGAACCAGATTTTTAACAACTGATTCAAGAACAGCACCATGATTATAAACAGGAATTACAAAACCAAATTTCTGTTCTGTTTGATCTGACATTATGCAGAAATCTCCGAAAGCGCAGCAAAAGATCCTGAGGAATAAACCTTTCCTTCAACATTTGCATCTGCCATATTGAAAGTTACTGTTCCTTTGTCCTTTTTATAAGTCAGTTCAAGGTGGATCTTTGTATCAGGTTTAATAGGCGCAGAAAATTTCATTCTTTTGATATTTGGAACATATCTCTGTGTGCCAAAATATTTTCTTGAAAAACGTGTGATTACTTCAAACTGTGCAACTGCAGGCAGAAGTTTGTACTGTGGAAAGTGTCCATCAAAAAAATCACTTGAAGCTGGAATTACAAATTCCAGTGCTACTGAGTTTTCTTCTTTTGAAACTACAACTTCATCTTTAATATCATGATCGTTAAAATTCATACTTTACCTCTTATTTACTCAAACAATGCCATTACTTCCAGTTTGTGAATTTTTCCCTGAACATCTGACGGCAGCTTTTCTACAAAACGCCATTTTTTAGGAATTACTACGTTCTCAAAATATTTCATCAAAAAGTCATGGAACCAGCGGTTCATTTCAAACTTTTCGCTATGTGCAAATTTTTCGCGTCCCTGTGCATTCAGAACAACAGCAGCTGCGAGATACTGACGTACCTCGTTACTCAAAGCCACAACCTTTACTTCGCTAACAAAACCTGTTTCAAGAAGACGATTTTCAACTTCGGTCATAGAAATACGTTTCTCTTCGATTTTTACAATGGAATCTGCGCGCCCCTTAAGAAGGAAACGGCCGTCATCATAAAGTTCAACAAGGTCTGCAGTAGCAACCCCTGACGGATCTTTGATAAATGGCGATTTTACATTCAAGCAGCCGTCTTCTCCAACCCAAAGCTTAACACAGTCATAAGGTGTCCATACAAGACCGTCTCTGCTCTGCTGGCGGTATGCAATTCCGGATGTTTCTGTAGAACCATAACCTTCCATAGGACAGAAGCCAAAAAGTTTTTCTGTACTAACGGCAAGCTCTTCAGAAACTGCTCCACCACTTACAGAAATAAATACATCCTTCATATCAAGTTTATCTAAAACTTCTACAGTACGCTTAAGGAAGGCCGGTGTAGAAACCAGAACGTAAGAAGTATCTGTAAGCTTTTCAAATTCAGAAGGAAACTCTATGCGCTTGCGGCGGAAAGGAAGCCCAAGTGTAAAAGGAAGACAAATACACCAGTAAAATCCATACACGTGATGCTGACTTACAGTTGTAATCTGCTTACGCTTAAAGTATTCTTCGCCCCAAAGTGAAATTACAACACTATTGTCAGTTTCAATTTCTTTCATTGTATGACGAACAGCCTTAGGCTTTCCTGTACTTCCGGAAGTATAAAGATAGATTTCTGTTTCTTCATCATTAATTTCTGGAGTTGTACGAATATCTGTTTCAGAAGGCATTGTGGCTTTTTCAATCAAATCTGGAATGAAAAAGCTTGTATCATCAAGCGGAACATTCTGATCTGTAATAAAAGAAACTCCAGGCGTCTTCACTTCTGCCATAAAGCTTTCTGTAATATTCTGAGTTATATAAACTGTTTTTTTGCACTGCAGAATTGCAACGAATGTACAAAGGAAATACCAGTAATCTTCACAATGAAGAATATATTCTTTTGCTGAATGCGAATCAAAAAAAGCTCTCATTTTCGCAGTATCAGTTAGAAAATCTTTCCAGGTTTTATAATCCTTTTTTGACCATACATCATCATAAC
The Treponema bryantii DNA segment above includes these coding regions:
- a CDS encoding hydroxymyristoyl-ACP dehydratase, encoding MNFNDHDIKDEVVVSKEENSVALEFVIPASSDFFDGHFPQYKLLPAVAQFEVITRFSRKYFGTQRYVPNIKRMKFSAPIKPDTKIHLELTYKKDKGTVTFNMADANVEGKVYSSGSFAALSEISA
- a CDS encoding AMP-binding protein encodes the protein MKKFLKALFYVIAAVYPILVFTMLVIFKVDTKILSLSIIALAAAFFLSATGSKKTDANEKTSLDWKPFLSSVLFLSAGLFCFITGKEFFLKIYSVVISATMLFVFGSTLFMPPNIIFRFATLSDKSIKGSSFEHKVYKYCEKVTIVWCCFFILNGTAATLTTFSEKIFGLSPETARKVWAIYNGGISYVLMGMLFTIEFIIRKLVDKKMMKLFPITKFKADSRKDDYIVCYDDVWSKKDYKTWKDFLTDTAKMRAFFDSHSAKEYILHCEDYWYFLCTFVAILQCKKTVYITQNITESFMAEVKTPGVSFITDQNVPLDDTSFFIPDLIEKATMPSETDIRTTPEINDEETEIYLYTSGSTGKPKAVRHTMKEIETDNSVVISLWGEEYFKRKQITTVSQHHVYGFYWCICLPFTLGLPFRRKRIEFPSEFEKLTDTSYVLVSTPAFLKRTVEVLDKLDMKDVFISVSGGAVSEELAVSTEKLFGFCPMEGYGSTETSGIAYRQQSRDGLVWTPYDCVKLWVGEDGCLNVKSPFIKDPSGVATADLVELYDDGRFLLKGRADSIVKIEEKRISMTEVENRLLETGFVSEVKVVALSNEVRQYLAAAVVLNAQGREKFAHSEKFEMNRWFHDFLMKYFENVVIPKKWRFVEKLPSDVQGKIHKLEVMALFE